GAAAGGATTTCGTGACGCATGAATAACGCCTTGAAGGAATGCGAATTCTGCAAGATCGCCGCAAAAATTAGCACTGCCGAGATAATTTACGAGACCGACTCTTGCCTGGCATTTTTCCCGCTTAATCCAGCGACCAAAGGGCACACTTTGGTAATCCCGAAGCAACATGTAACAGACTTCACAAGCGCGGACCTCGACACCTTCGCTGAGCTAAGCTCGACAGCCCTCAAAGTTGGCAGGAAGTTGCGAGGCGTCTACTCGCCTGACGGAATGAACCTGATCACATCCGCTGGCCGAGCAGCTAGTCAATCCGTCATGCATCTCCACCTACATCTTGTGCCCAGATGGACGAACGACAAGATGGGGAAAATTTGGCCACCTAAACACAGTACTGATCCACAGGTCCTTTCGGGCTGGGCCGAAGAGTTTAGAAACTACAGGAAAATGGGGGGTTGAGACAGAGAGGTCGACACGAGACCTATCTAAGACTTCTCCAATTAACACCCTCCCCCGCAAGGAGAGAGCACGTTCTTCAGGACTCCCGCAGGACCAAATAGGTCACCACTGCTTACGGATTTGGATCGCTTCTTCCACCCAAGTCTCAATGTTTTCAGAAATACTGGCGTACACTGACGTGCTGTTATAGCCAGCAGGGTCGTACGCACGCACTACTCGGTCGAACGCAACCTTGCCGTCGTTCAGAGTAAACCCGGCGAA
The DNA window shown above is from Streptomyces chartreusis and carries:
- a CDS encoding HIT family protein, which translates into the protein MNNALKECEFCKIAAKISTAEIIYETDSCLAFFPLNPATKGHTLVIPKQHVTDFTSADLDTFAELSSTALKVGRKLRGVYSPDGMNLITSAGRAASQSVMHLHLHLVPRWTNDKMGKIWPPKHSTDPQVLSGWAEEFRNYRKMGG